From Dasypus novemcinctus isolate mDasNov1 chromosome 11, mDasNov1.1.hap2, whole genome shotgun sequence, one genomic window encodes:
- the LOC139440072 gene encoding LOW QUALITY PROTEIN: testis-specific H1 histone-like (The sequence of the model RefSeq protein was modified relative to this genomic sequence to represent the inferred CDS: deleted 1 base in 1 codon): protein MPCWITKKRGLQKTPEIKINGNLNEALAGEAQSQWQRPASGSRAMAEAAGPTGESQSAEVKTQQPAEKGLRAQQRRDPRSVYKVSQLLLPAIASHRGLPLAALKEALGKAGYEVRRKSLRPSGQAAPPEGKGALLLVCGSQAAGSFRVWKVPKPKREPTFEEGSRASRKTPARPRSPRRRRPRRQAARKAGQVWRRSATAHAQAKRARPQTQDQGRPGSREAAAEGSQPRTRAEKRSGSKPKQEKHAEKVVKRTVRKPTDRTSGQRGKTSDPRAACAKAPAKSECSGNATGNS, encoded by the exons ATGCCGTGCTGGATCACAAAAAAAAGAGGACTTCAGAAAACTCCCGAGATCAAAATCAATGGGAATT TGAATGAAGCCTTGGCGGGTGAGGCGCAAAGCCAGTGGCAGCGG CCCGCGAGCGGAAGCAGGGCCATGGCTGAGGCGGCCGGACCCACTGGCGAGTCCCAGAGCGCTGAAGTGAAAACCCAGCAGCCCGCGGAGaaggggctcagggcccagcagagGCGGGACCCGCGCTCCGTGTACAAAGTGTCGCAGCTGCTGCTCCCGGCCATCGCCTCACACCGAGGGCTGCCTCTGGCCGCGCTCAAGGAGGCGCTGGGAAAGGCGGGCTACGAAGTGCGCCGGAAGAGCTTGCGGCCCTCGGGCCAAGCGGCCCCGCCCGAGGGCAAGGGCGCGCTCCTCCTGGTCTGCGGCAGCCAGGCCGCCGGCTCCTTCAGGGTCTGGAAGGTTCCGAAGCCGAAAAGGGAGCCCACGTTTGAGGAGGGCTCCCGCGCTTCGAGGAAGACTCCAGCCCGGCCGCGGAGCCCACGGAGGCGGCGCCCGCGTCGCCAGGCGGCCAGGAAGGCCGGGCAAGTGTGGAGACGGAGCGCGACGGCGCACGCCCAGGCGAAGAGGGCGAGGCCCCAGACCCAGGACCAGGGCCGTCCCGGGAGCAGGGAGGCGGCGGCGGAGGGGAGCCAGCCTAGGACACGAGCGGAAAAGCGGTCAGGCTCGAAGCCAAAGCAAGAGAAGCACGCCGAGAAGGTGGTGAAACGCACGGTCCGGAAGCCAACGGACCGGACATCCGGCCAGCGGGGGAAGACCTCTGACCCCAGGGCAGCTTGCGCAAAGGCTCCTGCTAAATCGGAGTGTTCTGGGAATGCAACTGGGAATTCCTAG